The following are from one region of the Actinoplanes sp. L3-i22 genome:
- a CDS encoding MerR family transcriptional regulator: MLSIGDFAGLGRVSVRMLRHYDAIGLLRPAHVDPHSGYRFYTAEQLLRLNRILALKDLGFSLQQVQLMIEEKLDPGELRGMLRLRRAELAVQVERDTARLALVDARLRMIETEGHMNTGDIVLKQVPALRVAELSATALGYDHPSSITENLSPLYPRLMELLERAGIAMTGSPLAYYRPAPTGPEDETITVHAAFPIGDAEVGGAAGFEVAVLPPIEAAAAVHKGPMSEAFRTGGRIAAWIEDNGFRPVPPGYAREVYLHCPPGDLAEWLTEMQVPLVGTGNATGGN; this comes from the coding sequence ATGTTGAGTATCGGAGACTTCGCCGGTCTGGGCCGGGTGTCGGTGCGCATGCTGCGCCACTACGACGCCATCGGCCTGCTCCGTCCCGCGCACGTCGACCCGCACAGCGGCTACCGCTTCTACACCGCGGAGCAGCTGTTGCGGCTCAACCGGATCCTCGCGCTCAAGGATCTCGGCTTCAGCCTGCAGCAGGTGCAGCTGATGATCGAGGAGAAGCTGGATCCGGGTGAGCTGCGCGGGATGCTGCGGTTGCGGCGGGCCGAGCTGGCGGTTCAGGTGGAGCGGGACACCGCCCGCCTGGCCCTGGTCGACGCGCGTCTCCGGATGATCGAGACGGAGGGCCACATGAACACCGGTGACATCGTCCTGAAGCAGGTCCCGGCGCTGCGGGTGGCGGAGCTGTCCGCCACCGCCCTGGGGTACGACCATCCCTCGTCCATCACCGAGAACCTGAGCCCGCTCTACCCGCGCCTGATGGAGCTGCTGGAGCGGGCCGGGATCGCGATGACCGGCTCGCCGCTGGCCTACTACCGGCCGGCGCCGACCGGGCCGGAGGACGAGACGATCACCGTGCACGCGGCGTTCCCGATCGGCGACGCCGAGGTCGGCGGGGCCGCGGGCTTCGAGGTGGCGGTGCTGCCGCCGATCGAGGCGGCGGCCGCGGTGCACAAGGGCCCGATGTCGGAGGCGTTCCGCACCGGCGGGCGGATCGCCGCCTGGATCGAGGACAACGGGTTCCGGCCGGTTCCGCCCGGCTACGCCCGTGAGGTGTACCTGCACTGCCCGCCCGGTGACCTCGCGGAATGGCTGACCGAGATGCAGGTTCCGCTGGTCGGCACCGGAAATGCAACCGGCGGCAACTGA